The Antarcticibacterium flavum genome contains the following window.
AATTTCCCGTGTTCTTTGATGAATAACAGGAGCCTTGGAGTGCCTGCTTATAGCCTCTTTTTTCTCCAGGATCACAGAACTCACTCCCTGTCGCGCCAATCCAAGGCCAAGGGAAAGACCTGTAGGTCCTCCACCTATAATGATCACATCTCTTCCATTTTGAGAATTTTTCCTGCCCATGGTATATATAAGATAACACAATGCAGGAAAACATCCAACAAAACATAATTAACAAACAAGAAGCTTTATATTAAATCTGGTCCCGGTCTTGTTCTTCACTACTGTGATCCACCATCCACTGCACCCCGAACTTATCTGTTAGCATCCCAAAATAAGCTCCCCAAAAGGTCCTTTGAAGTTCCATCTCCACTTTTGCATCTGTGGAAAGAGCATTGAAGACCTTATCTGCTTCAGCTTCAGACTCTGTACTGATGCAGATATAGAAATTATTTCCTTTATGCAATTTTTGGTTCATTGATTCCAGAGAATCTGTTCCCATTAGTATATTGCCCTGTCCCAGGGGTAGCGAAACATGCATGATCTTATCGTGATCCCTTGCCGGAAGTTTCTCAAAATCTGGCGTATCCCTGAAACGCTGCAGCATTAGAAATTCCCCGCCGAACACTTCTCTGTAGAAATTAAAGGCTTCCTCTGTATTTCCCTGAAAATTCAAATATGGATTTACTTTGATCATCTCACTTTTTTTATATTATTCACTAAGTTGTCGCAATTTCTCAAAAGCCTTTGGCCAGGTGTTATCAAAGAAATCCTTGTACTCTTCATTTGTATCCATTGTTACTTTTAAAACGGTTTCCCCATTTTGCTCTTCCAGGTCATATATTTCTTTCGATCCTGCCCACTCCTTAACCTTTTCACTTTCGGTATCTTCCTTTCCAGTTTTATCTACCATTCCTAAGTGTTCAAAAACCATTCTTTCAGGCACTTTTTTCTCTCTTATTCGTGAGACCATACCTTCATTTTCCCCATTGAGGAAAAGGACTTTATCCCCCTCTTCCCAGGTAGTCTCAACCTTAGAACCTTCACTAAATGCAGCTGTCCACTGCGGGTACGTATTTTCTCCCCATAAAACTTCCCATACTTGGTTACGGGAAGCTGCAATCCTGGTTTGATATTCTTTTTTTTCCATTTTATATATTTTTTTGGTTAGTATTCATTTTAAACCAACTCATCATAAGTTGATTGTATCCATTTTAATTCTGAACAGGATTTTTATAACGATTCACTACTATTCCGCAGTCGAAGCCCCGGGATTCAGCCAGGCTGAGCTTAAGGTCTCTTTTGAGATTGTGAAAAATTGGGAGTCCGGCAGAGATTGCCACAGGATTTATAAACAAATAATAATCATCTATAAGACCATCCTTCAGCAGGTTTGAGATGAAATTGGCACCGCCGTATACGATCATATCTCCTCCTGTTTCTTCTTTTAAAGCCCTTACCTCTTCCACGAGGTCCCCGGTTGCAATTTTTGTATGAGGCCAACGCTCCTTTTCTGCATCTTTATCGCTTAAGGTATGAGAAAAAACCACTTTGGGGAGCAGGTGAAACCGTTTGGCATATCCTTCAGCCTCAGGTTTACCGGCGGCAGTTTCCCAGTATGGGATAAATTCACGGGCTAGTTTTTTCCCCAGGAGGATCTGGTCCACGTTCTCAGTAAAGGCGGTGGTATATTCTGCCAGGTTGGAATCCCATTCCCAGGTCATCCAGTCCTGCTGCCCTCCCGGCCTGCCAATAAATCCATCCAGGGTTATTTGAACCTGTAAAATAAGCTTTCTCATAATTTGGAGTTTCAATAATGCATACTGAAGGTGTTTAGGTTTGACCTATTTTGACAGGTTCCCTGTTTATGCTGTGAAAATTTATCATTCGCTGAGCACTCCCTTAATCTGCTCCAGGATAAAGTGATACTTCCCTTTTATCTTAATCATTATCCTTTTTTTCCTCTTCATCCTGTTTTCCATCTTCGAGAATGGACAGGATATTACCAAAAGGATCTTTGAACCAGGCGATCTTTGGTCCATATCCATTGTCGCATATACCTTCTTCATTTGTAGCTACAGGATCCTCATACTGCTCAAATTTCACTCCCCTGGCTTTAAGTTCCTTAACCGCACTTTCAATTTTTACGACCTCAAAATTCAGGATTGTGAACCCTGCGGCCCGGTGGTCCTTTTTCTCATATATAATCACCCTAAAACCCTGGTCCAAATTGAGTTCCAATAACCCCATCTCCAATTCTTTTACCTTTAGTCCCAAGGTATTGCCATAAAAACCCTTTGCCTGCTGAAGGTTGTTGACTGAAAAGGAACTGAAAGCTTTTGACCCGTCAAACATATTTTGTTCATTTTGAATGAATTATAAAGTTAGGCCAGATAATAATAACCTATAGGGTGCGATCACGACAACGTAAAGGGTTGATTGCGACAAAAACATTGAGTATCTTTATTTTACCTTCTCAGGAAGTATAATTATTGAAGTTTCATATAATTCAGGAAACATGAAACATATATCCATACTCATACCTTACGGCCACACCAGTCTGGTCAATATTGAAGGGTCTCACCAGGTCTTTAACCAGGTAAACCAATTTTTAAAGCAGCAGGGCAAGGAACCTGCGTTTAAGATAGAGTTGGTTGGGCTTAGCAGGGAAACCAAGCAGAGTACCGGTCTTTTTACAGTAAACCCGGGTAAACTCACCGGGCAGGTTGATAAAACCGATCTCATTATTATCCCGGCCATTCACGGTGACCAAAAAAAAGCATACGAGGAGAATAAGGATTTTGTTCCCTGGATCACTGGCCAATATGCCGCCGGTGCAGAAATTGCAAGTTTATGCGTGGGGGCCTTCTTCCTTGCCTCCACTGGATTGCTGGACGGCAAACAATGTGCTACCCACTGGATACATGCAGGGGATTTCAGGAAACAATTCCCTAACGTTCAGCTAGTAGATGACAAAATACTTACAGATGATGGCGGTATATATACCAGTGGCGGGGCCTATTCTTATCTTAACCTGTTGTTATACCTTATAGAAAAATATGCAGGCAGGGAGATGGCTATTCTTATCTCAAAGACCTTCATGATAGATATTGATAAATCCAGCCAGTCCCCATTTATAATTTTCAGTGGGCAGCGGGAACATGAGGATCGTCCGGTTCGAAAAGTGCAGGAATACATTGAGCAGAATTTCAACAAAAAGATCGAGGTGCGATCCCTGGCGCCAAAATTTGCTTTAAGCCGCAGAAGTTTGGAACGCCGATTCAAAAAAGCAACTGCAAATACTGTTACAGAGTATATACAACGGGTAAAAATTGAGGCAGCCAAAAAGGAATTGGAATCTGGATTCAAAAATATAAATGAAGTGATGTATCTTGTGGGCTATAATGACAACAAAGCTTTTAGGAATACCTTCAAAAAATTTACGGTTTAACTCCGGTTAAATATAGGGGGAAGTTTCAAAAGCCTTACGCAACAGCATAAATTAAAAAAATAAGCAGCTTCTATATGGAGATCCACCACTTACTAGAGCAACATTCCATTGCATCAAAATTCATAGCAGAACTACGGGATATCAATATTCAAAAAGACCAGATGCGCTTTCGCAGAAATATTGAGAGGCTCGGCGAGATCCTGGCATTTGAACTTAGCAAAAGCCTTACCTATAAAGAAAAAAGCATAACCACACCCCTGGGAAAGGCAATAACTTATGAACTTAATGAACAAATAGTCATATGCTCTATCCTTCGTGCCGGGCTTCCCCTGCATAATGGGATACTTAGTTATTTTGATACTGCCGAGAATACATTCATATCTGCCTATCGTCACCATATTTCTGAAAAGGAGTTTGAAATTAAGGTTGAATATCTGGCTTCTCCCTCTCTTGAAGGAAAGACAGTCATCCTGGCAGATCCTATGTTGGCAACCGGCGGTTCTTTTGTGAATGTTTTTGAAGCTCTAAAACCTATGGGAACACCTGCTAAAATACATTTGGTCTCCATAATTGGCGCAAGACCAGGAGTTGATTTTGTGTCACGTCATTTTCCCCGGGATACACACTTGTGGATCGCAACCATCGATGAGGATCTTAATGACCTTGGTTATATTGTTCCCGGGCTTGGTGATGCCGGGGATCTGTCTTACGGTACAAAATTGCAACATTAAAATCATTGGTGTCCGGATTCCGATTAAAAATAGGTGAATGTGCGTTAAACCTTGCTATTTATAGTTAGGGGACATTTCACCTGCAACCAGGGGGTGGTTTTGGATCTAAAATGTTTTAGGAAATTTCAAGTTAGGTAGCAAAATTTAAGTAACTACTTTTCAGGCAGTCAGATTTTAGTCTTGGTTCTATATTCTAGTAGCAGAGCGGTCTAGACTCTTTTAGCGGACAACAATGCATTAAAATTTTTAATTTGCTTCGATCACCACAATATCCGGTACATTGGATGGTGGTGTAATATCTTCAGGTTCAGATGATGATTCAGGGATTGGTGGATTACTGAACAATAAAAGATCCCCTGCAGCTATTTCCCCGGCATCCTTTATTAAAACCCTTACTACAGGGAGATCTGAATCTGATCCTCCTGTACGTGCATTTACCTCCAGAATTTCGAACGCCACAATCCCCAAATTATCCCCCTGCAGGTTTGCTTCAATTGGATCATAATTTATGCTTATATCACTGTCATACACCACCGCCAGAACAGTTTGTCCTGTTAACATAGCTAATCCTGTAGCCCGTAAAGGTATCACATCTGGAACCTCATCCAGGAGGTCTTCACTGCCATCCTGCCCAAGGCCTGGACCAGCTTCAATAAAATTTCGTGCTCCCAATTGTGTAGGTCCTGCGCTCACCCAGCTGGAAGAAATTGCAGTAAAAGCAAACCATCCCTCATCCCCTACCTGGCCTGTATATAGTTCGATCTCCTCCCCTATATTATTCTCAAAATAATCCAGGGGTTGCCTCAAACCCACTTCAGCAAGTTGGTCATTTACATCGGTTTCTGAAAAATTATTGGGTTCATTACCATTGTCTATACTTTCCTCGTCAATGAGAATAAAAACAGCTCCTTCCCCTGTATCTGGGTCAGGATCCGGGTCTGGATCTGGTTCATTTTCGCCGGGGTTCTCAATTCCTTCCGCAGGGTCTGGAAGATCGTCATTATCTGTTCCACTGCATCCTGTCATTACCAGTGTGAGTAACAGGACCATAATAATACTCCTCATTTCATTTTTCCTTTTCATATTAATTTGATTTTGATCTTTCTAAAAAACAGGCTGGAATTTACAACAAATTGGTCATTAAACCATTAAATTTCAATTATTTAACCCATAATAATAGTGATAGATTTCGAATAATGAAGCTGAATTTCTTTAAATGTACTCAAAGTAAAAACTGTGGCAAATATTCACACTTTTATTGCATTTTTCCCCATCTTCACTTGGCTGTGGGGTCTTAGAGCGCGGACAATGAAACTGAAATTTAGCATTTTTTTATAGTGTTCCATTTAACATAAATCCTACATTGTGAGGCAGGAAGAGCAGGCTTTGCAAGTCAAATAGGCTTTCAGGCCTCTTACCTTTTTTAGGAACCACGGGTACTGGCATTATTATCGCTTCTATACCTAAGGTTCATTAACCAACTAAATAGCGAACCTAACTTTAAAAACTATTAAAATGAAAAAAACAGTATTATTAGCAATAATGTCCGCAGGGATATTAACTTCATGTGTTTCCAAAAAGAAGTATACAGAACTGGAAACAGAATTATCCAACACCCAATCTAATTTGCAGCGTACTGCAATGGAAAAGGAAGAGGCTCAAAGAAAGCTTGATGCTATTGAGGCTCGGGTGGCCGATTATAATGCCAGGATAAATTCCCTGCAGGAGTCTAATGACGACAGGCTGGAAATGAATGATCTTACTGCCATGTCTACCAACAACAAGCGCAAAATGCGTGAAACCCTTAAGAAAGTAGATCCTGCAGAACTTGCTGAGGCAAGAACCCTGGAAGATTCTATAAACCTTGCGGTTTCTTATAATTTAAAGCAATCTATCTCTGACGACTCAGAGAGTGATGACGTGGATATTACCGTGGATAAGACGGTTGTAATGATCAACGTTTCAGATAAATTATTATTCAACAGCGGTAGCTACAGGGTGAGCAGCAAAGCAAACAACCTGTTGCAAAAACTTGCAGATGTAATTAATTCTGAACCAAGTATGGAAGTTATGGTTGAGGGACATACAGATTCTCAAACCATGGTTCCTGGTTCTCACCTTCAGGATAACTGGGATCTTAGTGTTAGAAGAGCAACCTCTATTGTGAGGATCCTTCAGGATAAATACAATGTAGATCCTGCTAAATTGATCGCTTCAGGTAGAAGTAGCTATGCGCCACTTTCAGAAAATGATACAAAAGAAGGAAGAGCACAAAACAGAAGAACACGTATTGTAATTCTTCCAAATCTTGATAAATTCTTTGCTTTGCTGGAATCTGAGCAGTGAGATAATATCATACATACAAAAAAAGGGCAGGCCGGTTGGCTTGCCCTTTTTTATTTGTATTGATTAATCCTCTATATGATCATAACTTAACACCCGGGAAACCTTCCACCCGTTTGCTTCTTTAACCCACAGGTGAGTAAACCTTGCAGTTGTATTTCCAAACATATGCATGCCCTTTTGAATAGCTGCATAAAGTACCCCATTATCATAGAGTGGAAAAACTTCCACACTTTCAGGTAAAAGTATTCGTGGATCTTTGGAGGAACCCGGTTTACAAATTCCCATTCTTACAGATTCCAGGAAGTCTTCTTTTGACGCAGTGATTCCACCCTTATCGTGATAAAATTCAAAATCTGGGCTTACGAGTTCCTCGAAAACTTTAATATCACAACTATTATAGCCCTGTTCAAATAAGAGGCTGTCATTTTTCTTGAGAGTGAGAAAAAGAGGCGAATCCTTTTCCACCTGTGCATTTAAGTTGTTAAGAGGAAACAGGAGAAAAAGGAAAAAAAGGAATATAACGTAAAAAACAGAAGACTTTTTCATATCAAAAGGATCAAATTTATTTTTCATTGTTTACTGGCGTCCGATTAAAATATGTGAAACTCTCGTAAAGCCTTTATTTATATAGTCAGAGGATATTTCAACATCAACCAGGGGGTGGTTTTGGATCTAAATAGTTTAAGAAAATTCACGCTTTTTAAAATTAAGCAAATCGCTGATTTCCATAGATATATATTTTAGTCCAGTTTCTATATTCTAGCAGCGGAACCGGTCTAGACTCTTTCACAGGACAACAATGTTTTATGGGTCATTAATAAACCCCGGGCAATCTTAACTAGAATTTAACCGGGAGAATGTGCTATTGGCCCTACTATTTTTTAAATTTAAATAAAGATAGAAATCATGAGCGAGAAAGAGAAAAAAGAAACGGATAAGACAATAAGCAAAACCCGAAGGCCAAAAGCCAATAAGCCTATTAGGGAAACAGATAATATGGAACAGCATGACCTCCCCTATGATCCTAATATAAATAAAGAGGACAGGCAGGCTTTACATGATGAAGGTTTAAGTATGGACCAGGGACAGGACAAACCACTTTCAGAAAGAAAGAGACCGGTGGATTTTACAGGAAAAGATCTTGATATTCCCGGGCAGGCTGAAAGCGATACCACCCATGGAGGAACAGATCTTCCAGATGAGGAGAACAACCAGTATAACGAACGTGGGGTGAGGAAAGATGAGGAAAAGAAAAGGGACCATCCAAATCCGGATCGGGAAGTCCCTCCCACGAAATAAGCCTAACCAGCCAAACCGGGCAGTAGCCCGGTTTTTTATTACCTGTTTGCTTCCCTGTGTATTCTATGGAATGCTTCTTCAGCTTCATTAACCAGGCCTTTAACATCAGTTGCCAATAACAGGCCATTTTCCTTTAAGATCTTTCCGTCTATAGCCACAAGATCTACATTTTGAGGTTGCGAGGCTTCTATCATCAGGTTCTTTTCGCGGTTTCCTGTGGAAAAGTTTAGATCATTGCGACGCAGCATAATAAGGTCTGCTCTTTTACCCGGAATTAAGGATCCTGTAATATGGTCAATTCCAAGAGTGCGGGCAGCGTTTATTGTAGCCATCTCCAGTACCTGCTGGGAACTAAGGAAGAATTCATCTTCTGCCACAGCATTTGCAAGGTTTTGTATCACTTTCATAATACCAAAGAAATCTGCATTCCCACTAAGGGCTGTAGTATCCACTCCCAGGGATGTATTGATACCGGCCTTAATGAGTTTATTTTGAGGTGGAAGGCCAAAACCAATGCGCATTTCAGAAAAAGGAGTCATTGTAACGGATGCCCCGGCTTTTGCTACAGCATCCAGTTCTTCAGAAGTTATAGCATTGCCATGAATAATATTTATGTCCTTCCCAAGAAGGCCTCTGTTATGCAGTTGCATGATCTGGCCTACCTGTTCCCGGTTGGAACTGGCGTGTATAGAAATTCCCATACCCAACTCCCTTGCCCGTCTCCAGTCGTTTTCAAGGTCTTTATAACCTGCCCCCCTTGAACCCAGCCCAAGTTTAAGAAGCTCGAACTTTTCATTATTTAGCAACTGTTGTAATACTTCTCCGATCCCTTCAAAATCTGTAGGTTTATCTGCAGGACGATTTCTATAGCCGCTGTATTCTACCCTCGCTCTTAAGCCCATATCTGCGAGCACCTCGCACCCGGCCATTACGTATTCCACTCCCCGGGCATTATGATTATAATCTGTGACAGTGGTGATGCCTGAGAAAATGGCCTCTGCTGCCGCATAGCGGGTAGCGACAGCCATGTCCTGTACGGTGTAATGTTTGGAATAGCGAGCGGTCATTGGAAAATAACCTGTTTCTTCTGTATTACCAGACATACTGCGCAGCAGGGAAGTCCACAAATGCCAATGGCAATCAATGAATCCCGGCATTACTATACAGTTTGAACCGTCAATTTGATGGATTCCACCAGGAGTAGATAACTTTTCCCCCACAGCCTTTATTTCTCCATTTTCCACCAGGATAGACCCTTTCACTTCTCCCAGGGTAGGATCCATAGTAAGAATGTGAGCATTGTTTATAAGGAATGATCTATTTTGTTGTAAAGGCACAGCTGCAGGGGAGAATGAGGAAAGGCTGCCGGGGATCATACCTGCGGCGGCAAGTAGTCCCGTTTTCTTTAAAAAGTCTCTTCTGGGAAATATCATTATTATAATTATGAAGCCTGAAAAGGAAAAA
Protein-coding sequences here:
- a CDS encoding VOC family protein → MIKVNPYLNFQGNTEEAFNFYREVFGGEFLMLQRFRDTPDFEKLPARDHDKIMHVSLPLGQGNILMGTDSLESMNQKLHKGNNFYICISTESEAEADKVFNALSTDAKVEMELQRTFWGAYFGMLTDKFGVQWMVDHSSEEQDRDQI
- a CDS encoding SRPBCC family protein, with product MEKKEYQTRIAASRNQVWEVLWGENTYPQWTAAFSEGSKVETTWEEGDKVLFLNGENEGMVSRIREKKVPERMVFEHLGMVDKTGKEDTESEKVKEWAGSKEIYDLEEQNGETVLKVTMDTNEEYKDFFDNTWPKAFEKLRQLSE
- a CDS encoding dihydrofolate reductase family protein — protein: MRKLILQVQITLDGFIGRPGGQQDWMTWEWDSNLAEYTTAFTENVDQILLGKKLAREFIPYWETAAGKPEAEGYAKRFHLLPKVVFSHTLSDKDAEKERWPHTKIATGDLVEEVRALKEETGGDMIVYGGANFISNLLKDGLIDDYYLFINPVAISAGLPIFHNLKRDLKLSLAESRGFDCGIVVNRYKNPVQN
- a CDS encoding VOC family protein, giving the protein MFDGSKAFSSFSVNNLQQAKGFYGNTLGLKVKELEMGLLELNLDQGFRVIIYEKKDHRAAGFTILNFEVVKIESAVKELKARGVKFEQYEDPVATNEEGICDNGYGPKIAWFKDPFGNILSILEDGKQDEEEKKDND
- a CDS encoding GlxA family transcriptional regulator; the protein is MKHISILIPYGHTSLVNIEGSHQVFNQVNQFLKQQGKEPAFKIELVGLSRETKQSTGLFTVNPGKLTGQVDKTDLIIIPAIHGDQKKAYEENKDFVPWITGQYAAGAEIASLCVGAFFLASTGLLDGKQCATHWIHAGDFRKQFPNVQLVDDKILTDDGGIYTSGGAYSYLNLLLYLIEKYAGREMAILISKTFMIDIDKSSQSPFIIFSGQREHEDRPVRKVQEYIEQNFNKKIEVRSLAPKFALSRRSLERRFKKATANTVTEYIQRVKIEAAKKELESGFKNINEVMYLVGYNDNKAFRNTFKKFTV
- the upp gene encoding uracil phosphoribosyltransferase is translated as MEIHHLLEQHSIASKFIAELRDINIQKDQMRFRRNIERLGEILAFELSKSLTYKEKSITTPLGKAITYELNEQIVICSILRAGLPLHNGILSYFDTAENTFISAYRHHISEKEFEIKVEYLASPSLEGKTVILADPMLATGGSFVNVFEALKPMGTPAKIHLVSIIGARPGVDFVSRHFPRDTHLWIATIDEDLNDLGYIVPGLGDAGDLSYGTKLQH
- a CDS encoding OmpA family protein, with translation MKKTVLLAIMSAGILTSCVSKKKYTELETELSNTQSNLQRTAMEKEEAQRKLDAIEARVADYNARINSLQESNDDRLEMNDLTAMSTNNKRKMRETLKKVDPAELAEARTLEDSINLAVSYNLKQSISDDSESDDVDITVDKTVVMINVSDKLLFNSGSYRVSSKANNLLQKLADVINSEPSMEVMVEGHTDSQTMVPGSHLQDNWDLSVRRATSIVRILQDKYNVDPAKLIASGRSSYAPLSENDTKEGRAQNRRTRIVILPNLDKFFALLESEQ
- a CDS encoding nuclear transport factor 2 family protein gives rise to the protein MKNKFDPFDMKKSSVFYVIFLFFLFLLFPLNNLNAQVEKDSPLFLTLKKNDSLLFEQGYNSCDIKVFEELVSPDFEFYHDKGGITASKEDFLESVRMGICKPGSSKDPRILLPESVEVFPLYDNGVLYAAIQKGMHMFGNTTARFTHLWVKEANGWKVSRVLSYDHIED
- a CDS encoding amidohydrolase family protein, whose translation is MIFPRRDFLKKTGLLAAAGMIPGSLSSFSPAAVPLQQNRSFLINNAHILTMDPTLGEVKGSILVENGEIKAVGEKLSTPGGIHQIDGSNCIVMPGFIDCHWHLWTSLLRSMSGNTEETGYFPMTARYSKHYTVQDMAVATRYAAAEAIFSGITTVTDYNHNARGVEYVMAGCEVLADMGLRARVEYSGYRNRPADKPTDFEGIGEVLQQLLNNEKFELLKLGLGSRGAGYKDLENDWRRARELGMGISIHASSNREQVGQIMQLHNRGLLGKDINIIHGNAITSEELDAVAKAGASVTMTPFSEMRIGFGLPPQNKLIKAGINTSLGVDTTALSGNADFFGIMKVIQNLANAVAEDEFFLSSQQVLEMATINAARTLGIDHITGSLIPGKRADLIMLRRNDLNFSTGNREKNLMIEASQPQNVDLVAIDGKILKENGLLLATDVKGLVNEAEEAFHRIHREANR